Proteins from a genomic interval of Pseudophryne corroboree isolate aPseCor3 chromosome 4, aPseCor3.hap2, whole genome shotgun sequence:
- the LOC134911386 gene encoding uncharacterized protein LOC134911386: MQLVADVQEGQDPSNVQRVHTLAAEMNVCQDSFRVVVGSRLDAIERTMDKMANGLLEMQKAQADSTDEIQKTRREDHRETMDILQLLATSINRLVENTTCLAHSSNNMSESHRHSASSQHIIATTLQMMYDKLPEPARQHAGDPPLPPSQATWTPPSLPPPQSWYRQSQLYQGYTGMFPTHQMPPPPTPAATSAPARAPRLIQPTTLPPRTSTPHQEEDQDPDRLPP, encoded by the coding sequence atgcaattggtggcagacgtacaggaagggcaggatccctcaaatgttcagagggtacacaccctggcagcagagatgaatgtgtgccaggatagttttcgggttgtcgttggaagcagactggacgccattgagaggacaatggataagatggcaaacggtctgcttgaaatgcagaaggctcaaGCCGACAGCACGGACGAaattcaaaagaccagacgagaagatcatagggagactatggacatccttcaacttctggccacatccatcaaccggctggtggagaacacaacatgcctggcacacagctctaacaacatgtcggagagccaccgACATTCTGCATCCAGCCAAcatatcatcgcaaccacactgcagatgatgtacgataagctcccagagccagctcgtcaacacgctggtgatccaccacttccgccatcacaagccacatggacgcctccttcccttcctccaccacaatcctggtatagacagtcacagctgtaccaaggatatacagggatgttccccacccaccagatgcctccaccaccaacaccggccgcaacatctgcACCCGCACGGGCACCGAGGCTTATTCAACCCACTACCCTGCCGCCCaggacatcgacgccccatcaggaggaagaccaggatccggacagacttccaccataa